Below is a window of Candidatus Eisenbacteria bacterium DNA.
TGGTCGCGACCGTCGCGAACCCGACCAGACTCGGCACGGCATAGCCCACGAGCGCGGCACCGGCCGCGACCGCGGCGCCGCGCGCTTCGGGACTCCCGCGGCGTGCCACACGCCACACCGCCCGAGCCGCGAAGAGCACGATCGCCAGCGCCGCAAGGCCTCCGAGAATTCCTTGGGTCGCGAGGATCTGGATCGCGTCGCTATGGGCTTTCGCCGGCGTTCCGCCCCATTCGAGCTCGGTCAGCCTGGAGGTTCGATAGCGAGGAAACGCGGCGAGGTAGGCATCGACGCCGACGCCCAGGGCGGGATGGTCCTCGACCATTCGGATCCCCGCGCGCCATAGCTCGACGCGTGTCCGGGAGGTCGGGGCGCTGAGATCGGTGAGCTGGCGGGCGCGGTCGAGAAACGGGCCCCTCATCGGCGTGAGGAGGGGAAAAAGGACGACCACGATCCCCGTGGCGAACGCCGTGGCGAGCCAGGAGCGCTTGAGACGCTGCGTCGAGGCGAGGGCAAGGAGGAACGCGGCGACGGCCACGGCGAGGACCCCGAGCCACGCCCCGCGGGAGAGACTCACCGCGATGACGAAGAGCGACGACGCCGCGAGCGTGAGCCACGCGACGCGTGCCGCGCGCGAGCCCCCGCGTGAGGCGAGCCAGACGATCAACGGGAGGCACATCGTGAGATAGGCGGAGAGCGTGTTCGCGTGCCCGACCGTGCTCCCGGCGCGGATCGCGCCCTCGAACGCGGATTGTCGATGCCATTGGATCGGATCGAGACGGGCGATCTGGATGAGGGCGTAGGCCGTGGCGACCGCGGCCCCCGCGCCCGCCGCCTGTGCGACCCTTCGAATCCAAACCGGATTCGAAGCGAGCGATCGAGAGGCGTAGAAGACCGCCGCCAAGGCGACCAGCGTCCTTAGACCCGCGTGGCTTTGCGGCGCGCCGAAGAGGCTGAGGGCCGGACGGACCGAAACAACCGTGGACGCCGCCGCTGATAGGGCGAAGAGCGCGACCGCGGCCCCGAGCGGATCCCGCCGCATCGCGGAGGCGATCCGGTCCGGAAGGAGTCGCGCCCATTTTGCGAATCCGGCCGAGGTGGCGCGTGAGCTCTCGGCCGCAATCCACCACGCCGCGAGGACGAGCGCGCCGGTGACGAGAAGCGTAACCTTCGTGAACTCGAACTCCTCGACCAGCTGGCCCGGCGTGAAGAAAATCGGCAGCGCGAAAAGGAGGCCGATGACGACGAGGAACTGAAGGGAGGGCTGAACCCCCGGCCGACCCGCGCCGGCCGCCGCGGCTCGCGCGCGTCCGCCACCGGACCTTGACTTAGGGGATCGATCGGACCTCAAATGTGCCCTTTCGTCTAATAATGGAGAGGCGGCCGCGGAGGGCCGGGGGAAGGTCCTATGCGAAGCGACATGGATCGGCTAGAGTATGCGGCGTACGCTCTAGGAGGTGAAGCCCCAAGTTGTTACCCGACCAGGGAGCGCCTGTAGCTCAGTTGGATAGAGCAACGGATTTCTAATCCGTCGGTCGGGGGTTCGATTCCCTCCAGGCGCGCACCAACCTGCCTGAACCTGCGGTGGATGTAGCTCAATGGTAGAGCACTGGACTGTGGCTCCAGTGGTTGCGGGTTCGAGCCCCGTCATCCACCCCAACCCATCACGCCGGCTAGCCCGGAATTAGCTGCAGCGCCCTTTCCAGGAGTTCGTCACGCCCCGCACGGAGAGCGGCGCGCGTGCGGGCGACGGGCACGGTCGGTCTGATGCCGACCAAGTGGTGCTGCGAGCCGTCGTGCTTGAGCACTTTCATGCCGGTGAACCTCACGCTGTAGCCACCGGGAAGGCGAATCACATTGACGTTGCCGTTGGTTCCGGCCGTGGTCTGGCCGACGATCTCTCCCAAGCGGTAATGCTCGACGATCCCCATGATGCTTTCTGCGTAGCTGATGGCGTGGGCGTCGGTGAGGAACACGACCTTGCCACCCAGACGCGGCTTCTCCGGCTCGAGGCTCCAGCGGCCCGTGGTGTCCCATCCGGCGATCCGTTCTCGGTCCGGGTAGAGGATCCGGGGCACGTTCCACTTCGCCGACTGAATCGGCGTGTCGGTCAAATGCTGGAGGACTTCTTCGCCAGAGTCTTTCGGATAGCCTCGCATGTCGAAGACCACCCCACGTGCCGCCGCGAGGGTGCTGAGCCGGGGCGTGATCTCGGGCATGGCCGCCCGCGTCAAATCAACGTAGTAGACACCATCCGCCAGCCGAGCGATGGAGTCGGGGCGCGCCTCGGCCGGGATGTCGCGAGTGCCACGGACAAGGTGGACCTTGATCGCGCGCCCGTCTCGCCGCAGCACG
It encodes the following:
- a CDS encoding O-antigen ligase family protein, with the translated sequence MRSDRSPKSRSGGGRARAAAAGAGRPGVQPSLQFLVVIGLLFALPIFFTPGQLVEEFEFTKVTLLVTGALVLAAWWIAAESSRATSAGFAKWARLLPDRIASAMRRDPLGAAVALFALSAAASTVVSVRPALSLFGAPQSHAGLRTLVALAAVFYASRSLASNPVWIRRVAQAAGAGAAVATAYALIQIARLDPIQWHRQSAFEGAIRAGSTVGHANTLSAYLTMCLPLIVWLASRGGSRAARVAWLTLAASSLFVIAVSLSRGAWLGVLAVAVAAFLLALASTQRLKRSWLATAFATGIVVVLFPLLTPMRGPFLDRARQLTDLSAPTSRTRVELWRAGIRMVEDHPALGVGVDAYLAAFPRYRTSRLTELEWGGTPAKAHSDAIQILATQGILGGLAALAIVLFAARAVWRVARRGSPEARGAAVAAGAALVGYAVPSLVGFATVAT